A window of Chloracidobacterium sp. N contains these coding sequences:
- a CDS encoding thioredoxin domain-containing protein, translating to MSAQPSPQFVNRLISETSPYLLQHAHNPVDWYPWGPEALARAKAEDKPILLSIGYSACHWCHVMEHECFENPSIAALMNELFINIKVDREERPDLDTVYMNAVQLMTGRGGWPLTVFLTPDGEPFYGGTYFPPEDRGRMPGFPRILRSVADAYRQRRHEVRQSIAEITAELQRMHTPLDGARTLSPEILTDAYRRLSTRFDHVHGGFGGAPKFPNSMLLSFLLRYWRLTGELHALEMVELSLDKMASGGMYDHLGGGFHRYSTDDQWLVPHFEKMLYDNALLTRTYLEAWQATGKPRYRQIVEETLDYVVREMTAPTGGFYATQDADSEGEEGRFFVWTPEEINALLDEADADLVRRYFDVTEEGNFEETGKTVLSTPLPLETVARLKEVTPEHLEHVLARAKRILFEAREQRVKPARDEKCLAAWNGLMLYSFARAAAVLERDDYRAVAERNAAFVLGTMYVDGILYRSHKDGQNKFPGYQEDYACYAEGLLALYEATGNVKYFCAARELTEAMLAQFDDPQGGGFFFTGDRHEQLITRVKDVFDNATPSGNSVAVEVLLRLALLTGEQRYRERAEHILQTLSSSMAKMPSGFGQLLGALDFYLASVREIVIVGPPDAAETRELRRVVEEAFRPHRVVALLNPEDGDHAQYVPLVAQRTMHNGQPTAYVCQSFTCQAPVTTPDALRAQLA from the coding sequence ATGTCGGCACAACCCAGTCCGCAGTTTGTCAATCGGCTCATCAGCGAAACGAGTCCGTATCTTTTGCAGCATGCCCACAACCCGGTGGACTGGTATCCGTGGGGGCCGGAAGCCCTGGCCCGGGCCAAAGCTGAAGACAAGCCCATCTTGTTGAGCATCGGCTATTCGGCCTGCCACTGGTGCCACGTCATGGAGCACGAGTGTTTTGAAAATCCGTCCATTGCGGCCCTGATGAACGAGCTGTTCATCAATATCAAAGTGGACCGCGAAGAACGCCCGGACCTGGATACGGTCTATATGAACGCCGTCCAGCTTATGACCGGGCGGGGCGGCTGGCCGCTGACGGTATTTCTGACGCCGGACGGCGAACCGTTCTACGGCGGAACCTACTTCCCGCCCGAAGACCGCGGGCGGATGCCGGGCTTTCCGCGTATTCTCCGCTCAGTGGCTGACGCCTACCGTCAGCGCCGCCATGAGGTCCGGCAGAGCATCGCTGAAATCACGGCCGAACTCCAACGGATGCACACGCCGCTGGACGGCGCGCGAACGCTGTCACCGGAAATCCTCACAGATGCTTACCGCCGCCTGTCCACACGCTTCGACCATGTTCACGGCGGCTTCGGTGGCGCGCCCAAGTTTCCCAACTCGATGCTGCTCTCCTTCCTGCTCCGTTACTGGCGACTGACGGGCGAACTCCACGCGCTCGAAATGGTCGAACTCTCCCTCGACAAGATGGCCAGCGGCGGGATGTATGACCACCTGGGCGGCGGCTTTCATCGCTACTCGACGGACGACCAGTGGCTTGTCCCGCACTTTGAGAAAATGCTGTACGACAACGCCCTGCTGACGCGGACGTACCTCGAAGCCTGGCAGGCGACCGGCAAACCGCGCTACCGCCAGATCGTCGAAGAAACGCTCGACTACGTGGTGCGTGAAATGACCGCACCGACGGGCGGCTTTTACGCCACTCAGGATGCCGACAGCGAAGGTGAAGAAGGCCGGTTTTTCGTCTGGACGCCGGAGGAAATCAATGCCCTGCTCGATGAAGCCGATGCTGACCTGGTGCGCCGGTACTTTGATGTCACCGAAGAAGGCAATTTCGAGGAAACCGGCAAAACCGTGCTCAGCACGCCCCTGCCGCTCGAAACCGTTGCCCGTCTCAAGGAAGTGACACCGGAACACTTGGAACATGTGCTGGCGCGCGCGAAGCGCATCCTGTTTGAAGCCCGTGAACAGCGGGTCAAACCGGCGCGCGATGAAAAATGTCTGGCCGCGTGGAATGGACTGATGCTCTACAGCTTTGCGCGGGCGGCAGCCGTCCTGGAACGGGATGATTACCGTGCCGTAGCAGAACGCAATGCCGCGTTTGTTCTGGGCACGATGTATGTGGACGGCATCCTGTACCGGTCACACAAGGACGGACAAAACAAGTTTCCGGGCTACCAGGAAGACTACGCCTGCTATGCCGAGGGGCTTCTGGCGCTGTATGAAGCCACCGGAAACGTCAAATACTTCTGTGCGGCGCGCGAACTGACTGAGGCCATGCTGGCACAATTCGACGATCCGCAGGGCGGGGGCTTTTTCTTTACCGGCGACCGGCACGAGCAGCTCATCACGCGCGTCAAGGATGTCTTCGACAACGCTACGCCGTCGGGCAATTCGGTGGCGGTGGAGGTTCTGCTGCGCCTGGCGCTGTTGACCGGCGAGCAACGCTACCGCGAGCGGGCCGAACACATCCTGCAAACACTGTCCAGTTCCATGGCCAAGATGCCCTCTGGATTCGGGCAACTGCTGGGGGCGCTCGACTTCTATCTGGCCAGTGTCCGGGAAATCGTCATCGTCGGGCCGCCGGACGCAGCGGAGACGCGCGAGCTTCGCCGGGTTGTCGAGGAAGCCTTCCGTCCGCACCGCGTCGTGGCCCTGCTGAACCCGGAAGATGGCGACCACGCGCAGTATGTTCCGCTGGTGGCGCAGCGAACGATGCACAACGGCCAACCCACGGCTTACGTCTGCCAGAGCTTTACCTGCCAGGCCCCGGTTACAACGCCCGATGCCCTGCGCGCGCAGTTGGCCTGA
- a CDS encoding lycopene cyclase domain-containing protein, with the protein MTYLQFHLYFSLPLLLVTAWLARGRFSRVHARWLGLVCVIVFVFTTPWDNHAVKLGIWDFPEDKILFRIWRLPIEEYGFFLLQTISVGLLTVALLRPRSSSTATEKAT; encoded by the coding sequence ATGACGTACTTGCAGTTTCACCTTTACTTCAGCCTTCCCCTGCTGCTGGTGACGGCCTGGCTGGCGCGGGGCAGGTTTTCCCGTGTCCATGCCCGCTGGCTGGGTCTCGTCTGTGTCATTGTCTTTGTCTTCACCACCCCGTGGGACAACCATGCCGTCAAACTGGGGATATGGGACTTCCCGGAAGACAAGATTCTGTTTCGCATCTGGCGGCTGCCCATCGAGGAATACGGCTTTTTCCTGCTGCAAACCATCAGCGTTGGGCTGTTGACGGTGGCGCTGCTGCGCCCGCGCTCCAGCTCAACCGCCACGGAGAAAGCCACATGA
- a CDS encoding class I SAM-dependent methyltransferase, with protein MMERILEPEVMDTAEEAQDYDAMDFTEVNTAFADAVVALGIRAGYVLDVGTGTARIPVLIAERLPDVQIAAADLSAEMLKLAAAHLRAARLEDRISLHLADAKSLPFPAATFDAVISNSIVHHIPEPVTVLREIARVAKPGAALFIRDLLRPATPEAADALVAQYAGDESPRQQKLFRDSLGAALTLEEIAAAAEAAGLTDITLAQTSDRHWTLTRRPSPQPGMSSRPT; from the coding sequence ATGATGGAGCGGATTCTCGAACCCGAAGTCATGGACACGGCGGAGGAAGCCCAGGACTACGACGCCATGGACTTCACCGAAGTCAACACGGCGTTTGCGGATGCCGTCGTGGCGCTTGGCATTCGGGCTGGCTATGTGCTGGATGTGGGCACGGGTACGGCGCGCATTCCCGTTCTCATTGCCGAACGCCTGCCGGACGTGCAGATTGCCGCCGCGGACCTGTCGGCGGAAATGCTCAAACTGGCGGCGGCCCATCTCCGGGCGGCCCGGCTCGAAGACCGCATCAGCCTGCATCTGGCTGACGCCAAAAGCCTTCCCTTTCCGGCGGCAACCTTCGATGCCGTGATTTCCAACAGCATCGTGCACCACATCCCGGAGCCGGTCACGGTCCTGCGTGAAATAGCGCGGGTGGCCAAACCGGGGGCTGCGCTGTTCATCCGGGACCTCCTGCGGCCGGCCACCCCGGAAGCAGCCGATGCTCTGGTGGCGCAGTACGCCGGGGACGAATCGCCCCGGCAGCAAAAGCTTTTCCGTGATTCGCTGGGGGCAGCGCTCACACTCGAAGAAATTGCAGCGGCGGCCGAGGCGGCCGGACTGACCGACATCACCCTTGCCCAGACCAGCGACCGCCACTGGACGCTCACCCGCCGGCCCTCACCCCAGCCGGGGATGTCTTCACGCCCGACGTAA
- a CDS encoding ketopantoate reductase family protein — protein sequence MMIRRYIVYGAGAVGSVVGGLLHRAGYAACLVGRPAHVEAIRARGLRLETPTETLTLDIPAVSHLAEAAPGEGDVLLLGVKATQTATAMADVARQVPPTTPVLCLQNGIANEAIVAEYVTQVYPVLVLFNAVLPEPGRVVLTIMDFLAVGCFPKGTDALTAQVAADFTAAGLPTREHPDAMAVKWGKLIGNLNNALLAVTDCYWQKAFATPEMLSMMRAVMEEGLRVLAAAGISPADVTGRFDIRAQVEAFAARQAEFTDVPPEQRGYPSMWQDLHFRRPETEAEYLNGEIVRLGERYGVPTPINRALLAAVRESIETGKGVGQFPLERLRERIAHLAGSPASLDVGRA from the coding sequence ATGATGATTCGACGGTACATTGTCTATGGGGCCGGAGCCGTTGGCAGCGTTGTCGGCGGGCTGCTCCACCGCGCTGGATATGCCGCCTGTCTGGTCGGCCGTCCGGCCCACGTGGAAGCCATCCGGGCGCGGGGACTGCGCCTGGAAACGCCGACGGAAACCCTGACGCTTGACATCCCGGCCGTTTCCCATCTCGCGGAAGCTGCGCCGGGAGAAGGCGATGTCCTGCTCCTGGGTGTCAAGGCAACCCAGACCGCCACTGCCATGGCCGATGTCGCCCGGCAGGTTCCGCCCACGACACCGGTGTTGTGCCTGCAAAACGGCATTGCCAATGAAGCCATTGTCGCCGAATACGTCACGCAGGTGTATCCCGTCCTGGTGCTGTTCAACGCCGTCCTGCCGGAACCCGGCCGCGTCGTCCTGACCATCATGGACTTTCTCGCCGTCGGGTGTTTTCCAAAAGGGACGGATGCCCTGACGGCCCAGGTGGCGGCAGACTTTACGGCCGCCGGGCTGCCCACCCGCGAGCATCCCGATGCCATGGCCGTCAAGTGGGGCAAGCTCATCGGAAACCTCAACAATGCGCTGCTGGCCGTTACGGACTGCTACTGGCAGAAAGCCTTTGCGACGCCGGAGATGCTGTCCATGATGCGCGCCGTCATGGAAGAAGGGCTGCGCGTGCTGGCTGCGGCCGGCATTTCCCCGGCTGATGTGACCGGTCGTTTCGATATTCGCGCGCAGGTCGAAGCCTTTGCCGCGCGTCAGGCCGAGTTTACCGACGTACCGCCGGAACAGCGCGGCTATCCATCCATGTGGCAGGATTTGCACTTTCGCCGTCCCGAAACCGAAGCCGAATACCTCAATGGCGAGATTGTGCGGCTTGGGGAACGGTATGGCGTTCCGACGCCCATCAACCGCGCCCTGCTGGCCGCGGTCCGGGAATCCATCGAGACGGGCAAGGGTGTTGGGCAATTCCCACTCGAACGGCTCCGGGAGCGTATCGCCCACCTGGCCGGTTCACCGGCGTCCCTTGATGTAGGGCGTGCCTAA
- a CDS encoding lycopene cyclase domain-containing protein, translating to MKTNYLFHLLGWMLPVVIIQWAIGWRILARNARAVFLPVVVIGLYFVIADALAIAEGIWLFDANQILGIHVGVVPLEEVIFFFLTSLLVSQSLVLFLPKELRA from the coding sequence ATGAAAACCAACTACCTGTTCCATCTGCTCGGCTGGATGCTGCCGGTTGTCATAATCCAGTGGGCCATTGGCTGGCGCATCCTGGCGCGCAATGCACGGGCGGTGTTTTTGCCGGTGGTGGTCATCGGGCTGTACTTCGTCATAGCCGATGCGCTGGCCATTGCCGAAGGTATCTGGCTGTTTGACGCCAATCAGATTCTCGGCATCCACGTGGGCGTCGTGCCACTGGAAGAAGTCATTTTCTTTTTTCTGACCAGCCTGCTCGTGTCACAGAGCCTCGTGCTGTTTCTGCCCAAAGAACTACGCGCATGA